A single genomic interval of Sebastes umbrosus isolate fSebUmb1 chromosome 11, fSebUmb1.pri, whole genome shotgun sequence harbors:
- the dop1a gene encoding protein dopey-1 isoform X3 — protein sequence MNAEEVELLSDSKYRNYVAAVDKALKNFEYSSEWADLISALGKLNKVLQNNAKYQVVPKKLTIGKRLAQCLHPALPSGVHRKALETYEIIFKIIGPKRLAKDLFLYSSGLFPLLSNAAMSVKPVLLGLYETYYLPLGKTLKPGLQGLLTGVLPGLEEGSEYYDRTNTLLEKVAAAVEQTAFYCALWGSILTSPAVRLPGVSFVLLHLNRKLSMEDQLYVMGSDIELMVEAVSTSVQDSSVLVQRSTLDLILFCFPFHMSQATRPDMIRILSAALHVVLRRDMSLNRRLYAWLLGFDNNGVKLGPRSTRQSNPEEHASHYFNTFSKDMLVQAMVGILQGKARGGEEESILMHDLKPFRILISLLDKPELGPAILEDVLIEVFRTLHTQCRTELDLQNQSPFSKDHTHLSSKLRENKKTAELIKTANLLFNSFEPYYMWDYIARWFEECCRRTVNSSTSAPRHAGSSDPPELSLVEFCQLVDFLLDIVSLETYIEIQTEHLPQLLLRMVAALTCHLQALGLGELTHCLRLCSKILSKVQPPLVSPLALPSGPQAQGRSNSTGNRSNAAGDKSRDREDKRALPGSGEVFDDGENPPGSRSSESGFTDFVQYQGDGPEETDRTSHPYPAVKTGRRSSGPSQTKPLDKPVMQCCLEHFQQFLSRLITLYITPGQGDRAEGDRGEAMQSGPLVSECSQHSDHMESCSESGLVQRERVAAFTAACQLFLECSSFPVYIAEGNLKPSPTQEEQFDSEQVRLPVWLQTLMDACCLASDFSLQGVAISLLMDLVGLTQSVAMVTAESAASGGSSESAQPMSPSQGRVAVVIRPPLTQGILKYIADKTNFFKSVALILWDQLSEGTPQHHQRSVELFYQLHNLVPSSSICEDVISQQLMHRDKRIRLEAHVKFSVLWHLTRDLNITKSSPFNRTFDRSLFIMLDSLSYWDPCTSAVGRAWLNQVLQRHDIARVLEPLLLVLLHPKTHRVSIQRVQAQRHWARVFPEPPEQDPSEPLYARDSGFSDNFGQIQGDRLAQEELRGLLMGDMEPFCLTVNPLSDSLSLLSLSSENLHLAGEYQPADQQGELQSSESSGSHSSTVENGSFEEPEAVNGSDQQPGSSYDTEDSIEEAVSSVVKELIDRVLSLVDEGSFEVSSQPENWPQTDTDSTSSDTSTGHRLDSGLPPGSNHQTLPEMLAGGTLEFLSVTRADISAEEEQREGITRHSSSPSIVTLPDSSDPVTPDHHLQVDDSQARKRSHSSTQLSLKGKIMERLSDKSPGAKPKIKKAKRKEEERLRKLASQSEKLLPPSIFFGDSLDLENWYSCGEGEVSEIESDTGSPSGGSGGTVGGVSVTGRRSSSAPPRFNIHPLYQHVLLYLQLYDSSRALHALSAIAAMLRSAPSGFVSAISTTSINNTYTPQLSLLQNLLARHRVSVMGKDFYCPIPQDSHSHSFRSAMYLEIIISLCLYFLRSYYSAHLASGPQDLAGNRAMQLTSVEVLTLLFSELVKVTGGSAKGFASFISDVLSKCKVQKVVLHCLLSSIFSAQKWHEQRVAGVNVATVEEGLSEDSVINLSEDQIDSCSAVQSQLLRLLQSLVVLEHRVLVPADEGGEGGPVGGGAGGGGTGGGAGAGFEILGGEVEHVNPQQPMTSLQYLHGQPITAQGMFLCAVIRALHQHHACKMHPQWIGLITATLPYMGRVLRRVVASVTLQLCRNLDNLLQQYRYETGITDTRPQWMALCIPPDLILTVLEGVTAIIHYCLLDPTSQYHQLQVSVDQKHLAEARSGILSILHTIMSSVTLLWSVLHQADNSDKPAAASAASTSNINLGSTKNLRQQILELLGPISMNHGAHFMAAIAYVWNERKQVKTPVRNKVIPLASEEQLLLVELVRSVSAMRTETVMQTVKEVLKQPPAIAKDKKHLSLEVCMLQFFYAYVQRIPVSSLVDSWPSLLALLKDSVPLGLPAPGQFLILGVLNEFILKNPNLESKKDQRELQDVTHKVVEAIGTIAGSSLEQTTWLRRNLEVKASPQIVVDGANLEADVEDLMLTVMEASSFTPSVYSVHALTLLAEVLAHLLDMVFYSDEKERVIPLLVNIMHYVVPYLRNHSAHNAPSYRACIQLLSSLSGYQYTRRAWKKEAFDLFMDHTFFQMDSSCVTHWRAIIDHLMTHDKTTFRDLMTRVAVAQSSSLSLFTNRDAELEQRAMLLKRLAFTIYSSEVDQYQKYLPDIQERLVESLRLPQVPILHAQVFLFFRVLLLRMSPQHLTSLWPTMITELVQVFLLMEQELTADEDISRTSGPSVAGLETTYSGGNGFSTSYNSQRWLNLYLSACKLLDLALALPPESLPQFQMYRWAFIPEASDDSGLEVRRQGTHQREFKPYVVRLAKLLRKRAKKNPEEDCSTRTLSWEPGHLMLTLYVIRSMEQLLPFFNLLSQVFNSKASSRTGPAFSHNPADASFPGHKEGHKLESQKVFWSRARQNIEEMVEKDFLEGLIKT from the exons GTTTTGCAGAACAATGCGAAATACCAGGTGGTTCCCAAGAAGCTGACGATAGGCAAACGGCTGGCCCAATGCCTCCACCCCGCCCTGCCCAGCGGGGTCCACCGCAAGGCCTTGGAGACGTATGAGATCATCTTCAAGATCATTGGACCCAAGAGGCTGGCCAAAGACCTCTTCCTTTACAG CTCCGGGCTCTTCCCTTTACTCTCCAACGCCGCTATGTCTGTGAAGCCGGTGCTGCTGGGGCTCTATGAGACCTACTACCTGCCTCTGGGAAAGACTCTGAAACCAGGCCTACAGGGACTACTGACCGGGGTGCTGCCCGGTCTGGAGGAGGGCTCTGAGTATTACGACAG AACCAACACCCTGTTGGAGAAGGTGGCTGCAGCGGTGGAGCAGACGGCCTTCTACTGTGCCTTGTGGGGCAGCATTCTGACCAGCCCTGCCGTGCGTCTCCCCGGGGTGTCCTTTGTTCTGCTGCACCTCAATCGCAAGCTCTCCATGGAAGACCAGCTCTATGTCATGGGCAGTGACATTGAGCTCATG GTGGAGGCGGTCAGTACCTCAGTCCAGGACTCAAGTGTGTTGGTGCAGAGGAGCACCCTGGACCTGATCCTCTTCTGCTTCCCCTTCCATATGAGCCAG GCGACTCGCCCTGACATGATCCGGATCCTGTCAGCAGCTTTGCATGTGGTTTTGAGAAGAGACATGTCCCTCAACCGCAGACTCTACGCCTGGCTGCTGG GCTTTGACAACAACGGGGTGAAATTAGGCCCCCGCAGCACTCGTCAGAGCAACCCAGAGGAGCACGCCAGCCACTACTTCAACACCTTCTCTAAAGACATGCTAGTCCAG gccaTGGTGGGGATCTTGCAGGGCAAGGCCCGAGGCGGGGAAGAAGAGAGCATCCTCATGCACGACCTCAAGCCATTTCGCATCCTCATCAGTCTGCTGGACAAACCGGAACTTG GACCAGCAATCCTAGAGGATGTTCTGATCGAGGTGTTTCGGACCTTACACACACAGTGCCGAACAGAGCTGGACCTCCAAAACCAGAGTCCTTTCAGTAAAGACCATACACACCTCAGCAG TAAACTACGAGAGAACAAGAAGACGGCAGAGCTGATTAAAACAGCCAATCTGCTGTTCAACTCGTTTGAGCCGTACTACATGTGGGACTACATCGCTCGCTGGTTTGAGGAGTGCTGCAG GAGGACAGTGAACAGCAGCACAAGTGCACCACGGCATGCTGGGAGCTCAGATCCTCCGGAACTCTCATTGGTGGAGTTCTGTCAGCTGGTCGACTTCCTGCTGGATATTGTTTCCTTG GAGACCTACATAGAGATCCAGACGGAGCATCTTCCTCAGCTGCTTCTGCGCATGGTGGCGGCTCTGACCTGCCACCTGCAGGCCCTTGGCCTCGGGGAGCTCACCCACTGCCTTCGTCTCTGCTCCAAGATCCTCAGCAAAGTGCAGCCGCCTCTGGTGTCCCCTCTGGCCCTGCCGTCGGGCCCCCAGGCTCAGGGCCGCTCCAACTCCACCGGCAATCGCTCAAACGCAGCGGGGGATaagagcagagacagagaggacaaacGG GCTTTACCTGGCAGTGGGGAGGTCTTTGACGACGGGGAAAACCCTCCCGGCAGTCGCTCCTCAGAAAGTGGCTTCACAGACTTCGTCCAGTACCAGGGAGATGGCCCGGAGGAGACAGACCGAACCTCTCACCCCTACCCAGCGGTCAAAACAGGCCGTCGTTCCTCAGGCCCATCTCAGACCAAGCCTCTGGACAAACCGGTCATGCAGTGCTGCCTGGAACACTTCCAGCAGTTTCTCTCCAGACTCATCACCTTGTATATCACCCCTGGGCAGGGGGACAGAGCTGAGGGGGACCGAGGCGAGGCCATGCAGTCGGGGCCCCTGGTTTCAGAGTGCTCCCAGCACAGCGATCATATGGAGTCATGCTCAGAATCCGGGTTGGTCCAGAGGGAGCGTGTTGCTGCCTTCACTGCTGCCTGCCAGCTCTTCCTGGAATGCTCCAGTTTCCCCGTCTACATCGCAGAGGGCAACCTCAAGCCCTCGCCCACACAGGAAGAGCAGTTTG ACAGCGAGCAGGTCCGTCTGCCAGTGTGGCTGCAGACCCTGATGGACGCCTGCTGCCTGGCCAGTGACTTCAGCCTGCAGGGCGTGGCCATCTCCCTGCTCATGGACCTCGTGGGACTTACCCAGTCGGTTGCTATGGTGACCGCCGAGAGCGCAGCATCCGGCGGCAGCTCCGAGTCCGCCCAGCCCATGAGCCCCAGCCAGGGTCGAGTAGCTGTCGTCATCAGGCCACCACTCACTCAGGGAATCCTAAAGTACATCGCTGACAAGACAAACTTCTTCAAG AGTGTGGCTCTGATCCTGTGGGACCAGTTGAGTGAAGGAACACCTCAGCACCATCAACGCAGCGTAGAGCTCTTCTACCAGCTCCACAACCTGGTGCCTTCCTCCAGCATCTGTGAGGACGTCATCAGCCAGCAGCTCATGCACAGAGATAAG AGAATCCGGCTGGAGGCCCACGTGAAGTTCTCTGTACTGTGGCATCTGACGCGAGATTTGAACATCACCAAATCCTCTCCTTTTAATCGCACAtttgacag aTCTCTTTTCATCATGCTCGACAGTCTGAGTTATTGGGACCCGTGTACTAGCGCCGTTGGTCGGGCTTGGCTGAATCAGGTCCTTCAGAGACATGACATTGCTCGGGTTTTAGAGCCTCTCCTACTCGTTCTGCTCCACCCAAAGACCCACCGAGTATCCATTCAGAGGGTACAGGCCCAGCGCCACTGGGCCAGAGTCTTCCCTGAACCGCCTGAGCAGGACCCATCAGAACCCCTTTACGCCAGAGACTCTGGCTTCTCAGACA ACTTCGGTCAGATCCAAGGGGACAGGCTGGCACAAGAGGAGCTCCGAGGCCTGTTGATGGGTGACATGGAGCCTTTCTGTCTGACGGTCAACCCCTTGAGTGACAGCCTGTCCTTACTGAGCCTGAGCAGTGAGAACTTGCATCTAGCTGGTGAATATCAGCCCGCTGACCAACAGGGGGAGCTCCAGAGCTCTGAGTCCAGTGGGTCGCATTCATCCACGGTGGAAAATGGCAGCTTTGAGGAACCAGAGGCTGTCAATGGTTCAGACCAACAGCCTGGTTCCTCATATGACACCGAGGACTCTATAGAGGAGGCTGTGTCCTCTGTTGTAAAAGAGCTGATAGACAGGGTTTTGAGTTTAGTAGATGAGGGATCTTTTGAAGTCTCATCTCAGCCTGAAAACTGGCcccagacagacacagacagcacTTCCTCAGATACCTCCACCGGTCACCGTCTTGACTCTGGCCTTCCTCCAGGCTCCAACCACCAGACTCTGCCCGAGATGCTGGCTGGAGGCACGCTGGAGTTCCTCTCTGTGACACGGGCTGATATATCTGCAGAGGAGGAGCAAAGAGAGGGCATCACCCGTCACAGTTCATCGCCCTCCATCGTCACGTTGCCAGATAGCTCCGACCCCGTCACCCCGGACCACCACCTGCAGGTGGACGACTCTCAGGCCCGTAAACGCAGCCATAGCAGCACCCAGCTCAGCCTTAAAGGGAAGATCATGGAGAGGCTGTCGGACAAATCCCCGGGGGCCAAGCCCAAGATCAAGAAGGccaagaggaaagaggaggagaggctgagAAAATTGGCGAGTCAATCTGAAAAACTGCTGCCACCCAGCATTTTCTTCGGGGACAGCCTGGATCTAGAGAATTGGTACAGCTGTGGGGAAGGTGAGGTGTCAGAGATCGAAAGTGACACCGGCTCACCCAGCGGCGGCTCCGGTGGGACTGTCGGTGGGGTCAGCGTCACGGGACGCAGGTCCTCCTCTGCCCCGCCTCGTTTTAACATCCATCCTCTCTACCAGCATGTTCTGCTCTACCTCCAGCTGTACGACTCCTCCCGGGCCCTCCACGCCCTGTCAGCCATCGCAGCCATGCTGAGATCCGCTCCCTCAGGGTTTGTAAGTGCCATCTCCACGACCAGCATCAACAACACCTACACTCCACAGCTGTCTTTGCTCCAAAACCTCCTAGCCCGTCACAGGGTCTCCGTCATGGGCAAAGACTTCTACTGCCCCATCCCCCAGGACTCACACTCCCACTCATTCCGCAGCGCCATGTACCTGGAGATCATCATCTCACTCTGCCTCTACTTCCTGAGAAGCTATTACTCTGCCCACCTGGCATCAGGCCCTCAGGACTTGGCAGGGAACCGGGCCATGCAGCTGACCAGTGTGGAGGTCTTAACCCTCCTTTTCAGCGAGCTAGTCAAAGTCACAGGTGGCTCGGCTAAGGGCTTCGCTAGTTTCATCAGCGACGTCCTCTCCAAGTGCAAAGTTCAGAAAGTGGTTCTCCATTGCCTGCTCTCCTCCATATTCAGCGCCCAGAAGTGGCACGAGCAGCGGGTGGCGGGGGTGAACGTGGCCACGGTGGAGGAAGGTCTGTCAGAGGACAGCGTCATCAACCTGTCAGAGGACCAGATAGACAGCTGCAGCGCCGTCCAGTCTCAGCTACTCAGGCTGCTGCAGAGCCTCGTCGTACTGGAGCACAGAGTCCTGGTGCCGGCCGacgagggaggagaaggaggaccTGTGGGAGGAGGCGCAGGAGGCGGAGGAACGGGAGGCGGTGCCGGGGCCGGGTTCGAGATCCTGGGCGGGGAAGTGGAACACGTCAACCCTCAGCAGCCAATGACATCGCTGCAGTACCTCCACGGGCAGCCTATCACGGCGCAGGGTATGTTCCTGTGCGCCGTGATCAGGGCGCTGCATCAGCACCATGCGTGTAAGATGCATCCCCAGTGGATAGGACTCATCACAGCCACCCTGCCGTACATGGGGAGGGTGCTGAGGAGGGTGGTGGCTTCGGTCACTCTGCAGCTGTGCAGGAACCTGGACAATCTTCTTCAGCAGTACCGCTATGAGACTGGAATAACTGACACCAG ACCCCAGTGGATGGCTCTCTGCATCCCTCCTGACCTGATTCTGACGGTGCTGGAGGGGGTGACAGCCATCATCCATTACTGCCTGCTGGATCCCACTTCCCAGTACCACCAG TTACAAGTGAGCGTTGACCAGAAGCACCTGGCTGAGGCTCGTTCAGGCATCCTATCCATACTCCACACCATCATGTCTTCAGTCACCCTGCTGTGGAGCGTCCTCCACCAGGCCGACAACTCCGACAAGCCAGCTGCTGCCTCCGCTGCCTCCACGTCCAACATCAACCTGGGCTCCACTAAG AACCTCCGGCAGCAAATCCTGGAGCTGCTAGGTCCAATCTCCATGAACCACGGTGCTCACTTCATGGCGGCCATTGCCTACGTTTGGAATGAGAGGAAACAGGTGAAGACTCCAGTCAGAAATAAG GTGATTCCTTTAGCCAGCGAGGaacagctgctgctggttgAGCTGGTTCGTTCAGTGAGCGCCATGCGCACTGAGACGGTCATGCAGACGGTCAAAGAGGTCCTGAAGCAGCCGCCTGCCATTGCAAAGGACAAG AAGCATCTCTCTTTGGAGGTCTGCATGCTGCAGTTCTTCTACGCCTATGTCCAGAG GATCCCTGTGTCCAGTTTAGTTGACAGCTGGCCGTCTCTGCTGGCACTGCTGAAGGACTCTGTACCGTTGGGCCTTCCTGCTCCTGGACAGTTTCTTATACTGGG AGTTCTGAATGAGTTCATTCTGAAGAATCCCAATCTGGAGAGCAAGAAGGACCAACGGGAGCTGCAG GATGTGACCCATAAGGTGGTGGAGGCCATCGGGACGATTGCCGGCTCCTCTCTGGAGCAAACCACGTGGCTGAGGAGAAACCTGGAGGTGAAGGCCTCTCCTCAGATAGTGGTGGATGGAGCCAACCTGGAAGCTGATGTAGaag ATTTAATGCTCACAGTGATGGAGGCCTCCAGCTTCACTCCATCAGTGTACAGCGTTCACGCCCTCACGCTGTTGGCCGAG GTGCTGGCTCATCTGTTGGACATGGTGTTCTACAGTGACGAGAAGGAGAGGGTGATCCCACTGCTGGTTAATATCATGCACTACGTAGTGCCTTACCTCCGCAACCACAG TGCTCACAACGCCCCCAGCTACCGGGCCTGCATCCAACTGTTGAGCAGCCTAAGTGGGTACCAGTACACCCGCCGTGCCTGGAAGAAGGAGGCCTTTGACCTCTTCATGGACCACACCTTCTTCCAGATGGACTCTTCCTGCGTCACCCA CTGGAGAGCCATCATTGACCACCTGATGACGCATGACAAGACCACATTCAGAGACCTCATGA CCCGGGTGGCCGTAGCCCAGAGCAGCTCTCTGAGTCTGTTCACCAATAGAGACGCTGAGCTGGAGCAAAGAGCCATGCTGCTCAAACGCCTGGCCTTCACCATCTACAGCAGTGAAGTGGACCAGTACCAGAAATACCTGCCAGACATACAAG agCGTCTGGTGGAGAGCCTGCGTCTGCCTCAGGTGCCCATCCTTCATGCTCAGGTGTTCCTGTTCTTcagagtgctgctgctgcgcaTGTCACCTCAACACCTCACCTCACTGTGGCCCACCATGATCACTGAACTG GTTCAGGTGTTCCTGCTGATGGAACAGGAGCTAACAGCAGATGAAGACATATCAAG GACGTCGGGGCCGTCCGTGGCCGGGCTGGAGACCACCTATTCTGGCGGGAACGGCTTCTCCACCTCCTACAACAGCCAGCGCTGGCTCAACCTCTACCTGTCTGCCTGCAAGCTCCTGGACCTGGCTTTGGCCCTGCCTCCTGAGAGCCTGCCTCAGTTCCAGAT GTACCGCTGGGCATTCATCCCAGAGGCTTCAGACGATTCAGGATTGGAAGTGAGACGCCAGGGGACTCACCAGAGAGAGTTTAAACCGTACGTGGTCCGACTGGCCAAGCTGCTGAGGAAACGAGCCAAG AAAAACCCAGAGGAGGACTGCTCCACAAGAACCCTGTCCTGGGAGCCCGGTCACCTGATGCTGACCCTCTACGTGATCCGCAGCATGGAGCAGCTGCTGCCCTTCTTCAACCTGCTCAGCCAGGTGTTCAACAGCAAGGCCAGCAGCCGAACGGGTCCCGCCTTCTCCCACAACCCCGCAGACGCCTCCTTCCCCGGCCACAAGGAGGGCCACAAACTGGAGAGCCAGAAAGTGTTCTGGAGTCGAGCTCGACAGAACATCGAGGAGATGGTGGAAAAGGACTTTCTAGAGGGCCTCATCAAGACGTGA